Part of the Capsicum annuum cultivar UCD-10X-F1 chromosome 12, UCD10Xv1.1, whole genome shotgun sequence genome is shown below.
TATGTGGGATATAATATATGGAAAAGTAAAAGGAATAACAGGCATATTCACCAAGCATTTGGACAATTATTGGTTCAAGTTTAACAGTTTAACaaatactttttaatatactCATTATTTGCAAAACTgagaactataaaaaataaaataaaaaaattgagagatCAAGTTGAAAAGTTGATTTGCTTTGGATCTCCAATAACGCCGGTCTCCAAGGAAGAGTGATCTTATGTGGGTTGTCACTTTTGacttttagttttagaggctttaatTTTCTGCTAAGCAACTTATATATGCACCACTCGTATTACTACTGCTAttactcattattattattattggtcgGTTGCAGGTTGGATCATAGTATGATGAATTATTTGAATCTGAACATTTTCATGTCATGTCGTGTTAAAGTACAAGCCAACTAATGACCATTCAAGCTAAGGTTTATGTTTCTTTAACAGTAATCTGATGATTAAGTGGTGATTAGCTAgcttatttatgttattattgtcTAGTTTAAATCAGAGGCAGGCATAtaattaaacttattttgatCATTTAACTGAATTAGATGGACGCTGCTGCTTAATTTTCTGACTTATGTCTGTGGCAAAGTTAGGAGTTGGGAGACGGAAATGCCGCCTCTACATCTAATATATCTTCTTTTCATGCTTCTGTACGTTTCAAGTCTTAAACAAACCCTTTTGTATTATGCAGCTTCTATTTAACGCACTACCTCTATCGAAGTAGAGAGACCGTTTCCGATAAGACCCAGACCCACCCAGGCTCAAGACAAATAACTCTAATTTGCTCTGCCTATGTATACTAATTAATGTTTTACTATGATAGCTATTCTAACTAGCTAACTATTCTGTTTTCATTATAACATCAGTGGCATCTTAGTGTAATGTAACAAGTACTCAAAAGTACCAGAACTGATAACATTTGATACCATGCAGGATTATACACAAAGTAATTGCATGTTGTTCTTAACAAAGTCATGTTTCTCTTGGAAGACTAAGAAGAAAAgaccatatatacatatatcaactGGTACAAGAAGATCCATAAAAGGAAATTGATAGTTAATCAGGAGTCTCTTAATTATGCATAGCCAGAGCTAGAGAAATCAAGAGTGTTATTGCCATGCCAAATTACTCGAAACAGCTAAGAAACAACATGATCTTCTCCAGTTTACCGCTCACTTCAAATtgatatacaactcatgatcAACTCTTCCATTCATTTGTTGCATAGCACCCCCTGAATATGCCTCTATAGGATGTTTTTTGAACAACAGAAAACAATGGTGAGCAGCTAAAGTACTAAAACTATTGCCCGTTTACACTTTCTGGTATATATcgtgttgaagtagaaattccATACACCAATGCACAGTCCTTATATTATgttgtgaaaattttgatatcagATAAGGAAAAAGaaccaagaaaaatagagtttaaCACAGGCAACATGAAATAGGTTAATCACCTTTATGATTGTTGCAAATGGTTTCAAAACTCAATGTCAAACTACATTGCAAAGGAAAACAAAGTAAAATCAGGCTAGGCTACTACTCCTTCCCTTTCTGAATCGACTTATCCTTGCACTCACTACTTCTACTAAGCGAGTGTCAatgcacatggtgttcattgacCTAGAAAAGACGTATGACAAAGTCAGTCCCTAAGGAGGTCTTTTGGAGATATTTGGAGTCTTAAAGAGTGGTATATGTGGCCTACATTAGGCTATTAACTACATGTATGACAGAACCAAGACCCGAGTTAGAATAGTGGGAGATGACTCAGACCACTTTCCGGTCATGATGGGGCTACACCAGGGGTCAGCTCTTACCTCAGTCCTATTCGTCTTAGTGATGAACGTATTGACATCACATAGTCAGTGGAGGCGTTGTAGTGATTTTTGTAGATGATAATAGTATTGATTGGCAAGACCTACAGTGAAGTTAACGGTAAGTTGAGAGTTTGAAGATAAGCCCTATAATCTAAAGGTTTCAATTTAAGCATGACCAATACTAAGTACCCAGAGCTTAAGTTCAGTGACGTAACATATGAGAGTGAAGATCGACGCATAACTCATATCTAAGAGAGGAAGTCTCAAGTGTCTTGGGTTCATAATGCAAAGAGAcaggaaattcatgatttagtaGTGTCCTTTTTCTTTGGGTAAACAGCATAAATTCGAAACCGTCATAaacttaattacagaaaatctcgatattttacataattatcgaAAATCTCGATTTTGAACCTGTCGAGttagctcctgatacatccaataaaaatacatttttttcttgcaaagatacataattagctcctgatatatttttttaattttggatccGTCGAGAAACATAATACATCCGACGAAgatatacataattagctttttTAATTTTGGGTCTGTCAAGAGCTCCCTGATATATCCAATGAAGATGCATAATTAGTCTATTGAGAATTTGTGTAAGTCTGATAACTTTTATAGGCATGTTTATGTAATTTTCCATTAGAGGCAGGGTCAAAGGGGGAAACAACCTAATAACAAGGTTAGCCATACAAATACTTGGAAATGCTTATCCATAATTATTATTACTCACTATTAATATTGTCCTAGTtgtaataaaaatactaaataaaaatactaacaaGTCCctatcaatcaatcaatcaatcggTGGATACACATAGGACAACGTTGTCTGTTCAGTTGAATCTGTAGTTTGGAAACAAGAAACAAGAATAGATATGTCTTTCTCTCACTTTATCCGTAGGGCCATTAATGGATCAACATCAAGAATTGCTCTTTCAGCTagatcaacatcatcatcaatctttGCTAGTCGATCCTTTTGTTCAGAGAAGAAGAATAGCAATGCTAGTAGTACTAAAACAGCAGCATCAGATGTATCCTACTACCATCTAAATGGCGGACCTTCTCATATGCGAGCTGCTGTATTTTGGGAACCAGGAAAACCCCTCACCTTTGAAGATTTCCATATGCCTCGACCCAAAGCTAATGAAATTCTCCTCAAAACTAAAGGTCTGTTCCTATTCCTTACATTgtaattatattgttttaatgAATATAATAGATTGTATAGTTTTCCGTCCTTACATAATGGTGGATTTAGTGATgccataaaataaaaatttagtaaaaatcaAAACATTGTAATTTAACTAACAAAGCAACACAATACAATAGGTAGCAACCATATTTTGTCAGCACCCATTGGTGTGGCCTAGCGGTTCAATGAAGTTGGATTGAGCatcatgaggtctcaggttcaattcctaACAAaaacaaacactaggtgatttcttaccATCTGTTCTAGCCGTGGTGGACAGACCTGGTATATGTTACTGGTGAGAGGGCAGGTATCTCgtagaattagtcgaggtgcacacAAGGTGGCCCGGAAACCACTGTTATAAAAAAGAACAATATTTTGAGCTTACGGCTTTGGTCTAGTTGTAAGAATGCAATGCACGAGGTGTGGGTTAGGCACATTGGTTCGCCCCTACTGCAAacaaaaacttggtattaaggGAGATGGGTGGGCCTGTCATCCATCGAGTTTCAAACCTTGCACCACTATCTTTTGAAAATTGTGCAAAAGTTGTCATCTTTGTAAAATCCAGAAAGTGAGTTGTCTCTTGGGAATTGCCTAGGGAGATCGAAGTAATATGTATGTTCTACAAATGTATGTCATGGGCCCTTTGTAAGGTCTCTTGGTTCTTGATACTAATGAGCTTGCATTGTAGGTCTTTGCTAGTATGGTTCATTGCAACATGCTAATGCAAATGGTATCTATATAAGAAGGATATGATAGCTAATTATTGTTGATGTGTTCGCTACAGCCTGTGGGGTCTGCCACTCTGACCTGCATGTAATAAAAGGTGAACTTCCGTTCGCTAGCCCTTGTGTTGTGGGGCATGAGATCACTGGTGAAGTAATTGAACATGGACAGCTCTCAGACAGTAAAATCATTGAAAGGTTAAACAGTTGCATTTTCTTGAAGCATACTATAGTTTTCCCTTGATGTAGTCGTCCTTGCCAAACATAGTATGTGTTTCAGGTTTCCGGTGGGATCTCAAGTTGTTGGTGCTTTCATCATGCCTTGTGGTAGCTGTTCCTTCTGCTCTAAGGTGACAATACTTGGATTTGTTTCCTACAAAACCGACAATATTTGCATATCATGATGCAATCATGCCAAACGGTTAATGCCATAGTTATCTAATGAACACAGGGTCAAGATGACTTATGTGAGGATTTCTTTGCTTACAACCGAGCGAAGGGAACCCTTTATGATGGGGAAACACGATTGTTCCTCTGCAATAGTGGTAAGGAGGCTGTTACTACTTGCAAACTTTTCTGGTTTCTGTTTGAGTGCCAAATTTAAACATATGGTTTTCTCAGCATTCAGGTCAAGCATAACTCTACAAGGCAATATGCATCTAATGTTCAATTAGCTACCTTTTTTGCTTATTCTAGTGGTTGGTCTAAACTATTAAACAGATGGCTTGGCATGGTCCTGTAATCAGTATACAAAGGTCTTTGTTGCAATTTTTCTGTAACAAAGTCTCACTTATTTTGGAATAAGACTGAGTACTTTTATTGTAACTGCCAAGGTTGAACACGCCTGGTTTGGGTCTAAGATTTCCACCCAACTCTAGTTGTATTACTATTCTGGTATATACTACTTGTTGCATGAGAAGGAAGGTACGAATAGGCGGTCTTAGAAATTTTGAAACCTATATTACCAGTTTAAGAGAAAAAGGAGGTTTGGAAAATGTTGAGTTTACTTCTATTGAAGAATTTATGGCCCAGGAAAGAAGTATGTTAATACAGTTTGAACCTTTATCACATATGCATGAGCATTCTTCTTCAGCATTGTAGGATGTACGTGAATGTTTCACATCGATAAATATTTGTTTACTTGTAATAGCACCCCGATATGTTTTCTGTCAACATTTTCAatgtttataaaatttataaGGGTTCAAAAACTCCGTGAGATGGTCCCCAACTAGCTTGGCATTGAGACAATTGATTGACCGATATGTATGATGATTATGTCTGTTATGGACTATCAGCTAAGTTGGCACGTGCTCAGATTGGCTTTTGGGTTGTCTATGATTGCTGGACTTGTTATATACGATGGAAACTTTCTCTTGTTATTCATCATGTGGTTTAAACTTTTAATTGCTTAATGTGGTTAACATTAAGATTTGGtccatattttgatttttcaggTAAGCCAGTGTATATGTATAGCATGGGAGGTCTAGCTGAATATTGTGTGGTTCCAGCACATGCATTGGCTGTTCTACCAAAATCATTGCCATACACAGAATCGGCCATTTTAGGATGTGCAGTTTTTACTGCCTATGGGGCTATGGCTCATGCTGCTCAAGTGCGCCCAGGTGATGCTATTGCTGTGATTGGTATAGGAGGTGTTGGCTCAAGGTAAAAAGTTGGATCAtcttaatttgatttaattttgaaaattgtgAAAATGATCATGACGAGATGTTTAGGGTTTCTGACGTGCACATTATGCCTGCAGTCTGGACACTGGTGAGACTCTATATGTCTAACCAGTAACCTCCATCTTAATTCAAGAATTTATTCAGTGCCAAGTTCCATTCTTCATTTATATGCATTTGCAATTGATTTGCTTAGTAGACCTTGTTTCTTCTTCCTACTttatctttattcatttttacctctaCTATCCTGTGGGTGTGCGTTGTTAAGCTTTTCTAGTTTTATTTCGATTTCTTCTGTGATTTATTGCCTGAAAACACGGTACAGCTGTCTGCAAATAGCAAGAGCATTCGGGGCATCAGAGATTATTGCAGTAGATGTTCAAGATGAGAAATTGCAGAAAGCTAAATTCCTTGGAGCCACTCATTGTGTTAATGCGTCAAAGGAGGATGCAGCGAAGACAATAAAGGTATAGATTTCTTCCCTTAACCTGTTATGAACATACTATCAAATTAACTGTCGAACACCATAAAGTATTTTCTCATTCTGATTTCTAGCAAAAGAGATGGGTTGGTATGCTAATATAGATTaagttcattgtgtgtaactggGCAGCGAATTTATTCCTCATGAGATCTATGGTTCTGATTTCGCGAGTTCTTGAATTTTGACCTTGAGTTCATCGGTCAGCTTGTGTATGGAAGCGGCTGTTTTCGCACCACGGTCATGTCTAGGTTATACATTTTTCTGTGGATTTTGTTAAATCCAGGCTTCAAATCTTGTTTAAGTGGAATCTCATAACTTTGATTATTTGTTATTGGCAAGATGGGTTCCGCTCGAACTTTTCCTTTTACTGAGAGTTTTCTGTTTTCTGTCCCTCCCTCTAACAAGTTTAGGGTCCTTatgtttacaacaacaacaacaaacccagtatattcccacaaagtggggtctggggagagtcCTTATGTTTGTGATGCTTTATTTTGTGTTTCAATATTGCATTTTGGTTACTTGTATAATATTGCTCTAGTTTTAATGCAGTGTTATCAAAAGTAAAAAGCGCCAAAAATATCTATGGTTCTTTAGGGCTTTAAGTTCGAGCACAGACTTTAATGAAATGAGggagaaaaatatatatgtttgatccaagaataataattataaaaattgaatttttttttttacaattaagtgaaatatcaattgctTCAGAAGAGGCTCATTGGCTAGAGAAAGTATGTCTTAGAACCTTGATGATGACAGTTAAACGAGGCGACGTGCTTAACACCTTTTGAGCCTCACTTCTGGGCTTAAGAGCGCTTTAAGTGCACCTTTGGTAACAATGTTTTAATGTTTGATTAATGTGTGAAACTTATGGGAAATACCAGTATAATAGAGAATGTCGAGTTTCAGGTGATTAATGGTGAGGCCGTCCCAATAAATTAGCGCCATTTACTACTATTAGcatatgttttcttttgtttttactgATCATCTGAACAAAAATTGTGCTGCACCTATCACGGTCCAATAATGAAGGAAACCTTATGCTTAAAATAAATACTCTtcggtattttttttaatttgtatctGAAATGTCTTACACGTGCATTTATTGGAAGAATTTTCCCATATTTATTTGGTTTAATAAGTTCGTCTGAAACAAGTGCTCGCCTTTGCATCTGAGAACATATTGACTGCTTAAACTAATGCTACCAGCTATTCAACTTGTACAGGAAATCACAGGAGGCTTGG
Proteins encoded:
- the LOC107853816 gene encoding all-trans-retinol dehydrogenase [NAD(+)] ADH1B (The sequence of the model RefSeq protein was modified relative to this genomic sequence to represent the inferred CDS: added 192 bases not found in genome assembly), encoding MSFSHFIRRAINGSTSRIALSARSTSSSIFASRSFCSEKKNSNASSTKTAASDVSYYHLNGGPSHMRAAVFWEPGKPLTFEDFHMPRPKANEILLKTKACGVCHSDLHVIKGELPFASPCVVGHEITGEVIEHGQLSDSKIIERFPVGSQVVGAFIMPCGSCSFCSKGQDDLCEDFFAYNRAKGTLYDGETRLFLCNSGKPVYMYSMGGLAEYCVVPAHALAVLPKSLPYTESAILGCAVFTAYGAMAHAAQVRPGDAIAVIGIGGVGSSCLQIARAFGASEIIAVDVQDEKLQKAKFLGATHCVNASKEDAAKTIKEITGGLGVDVAVEALGKPQTFLQCVQSVRDGGKAVMIGLAQSGAKGEVDINHLVRRQIKVIGSYGARARQDLPKLIKLAESGIFNLTAAVSRTCKFEEAPQAYRDLDKGAIAGRAVVEIM